One window from the genome of Thalassospira xiamenensis M-5 = DSM 17429 encodes:
- a CDS encoding putative bifunctional diguanylate cyclase/phosphodiesterase — protein MSVKQARAAVVITLLIGLFFSVVQIVWDLYEERSLIDRTVNQVLSTLRESATQAAYGLDETLAARVVSGLFEYEPVYSATLRDNFGNVLAQKSRAPSSSGRSAFSEVMFGNNQQYNVPLLTGESRDLVGHLVVRIDTDLIADGFINRATRILTSGILRNFLLGLALVAFFYLTLTKPLLRISQAVTGIDPDSPDATGLTVPRHHQRDELGLLSRSVATLVEGIASTLGKLRQAEQQMRDNESRLRAIVQNVADGILTITPNGTIVEFNNASYPLLGLKEGETPKGRSLLEFIAPRAIPNFEESLAELSGLDLRHHIAEQRLTLPLVRMDKTEIEVSAAFRPIPDAQTPLITVVLHDITARKRYEEQLVYMANHDALTNLPNRSMLEYSLKSALENHKRDAASPHDRATAILFIDLDRFKLINDSLGHNVGDLLLKAVADRLRRVISRQEIIGRLGGDEFLIIIPRLRETQDAATLSQAVLDALAPAFDIQGRHLFITPSIGIALCPADGDDFPTLMRNADTAMYSAKARGGGTYHFFTKTMNESAVARLAIENDLREALKEGQFELYYQPKIELLSGKLAGLEALIRWNQPGRGFISPMQFIPVAEETGLIGKIGEWVLRRVCDQIREWDLLGLPPVSIAVNLSPRQLIEGRITETISRILDETATPASRIVLEITETVMMHEIKRSASILDELRKLGLQIAIDDFGTGYSSLAYLKRLPINSIKIDRSFVRDVTTDPDDAAITNTIIIMGHNLGLKVVAEGVETQEQLEFLREHGCDEIQGFLISEPRPANITARQIEQLSRTVASIL, from the coding sequence TTGTCTGTCAAACAGGCACGTGCCGCTGTCGTTATCACCCTTCTGATTGGCCTGTTTTTCAGTGTCGTACAGATTGTCTGGGATCTTTATGAAGAACGCAGCCTGATTGACCGAACCGTTAATCAGGTTTTGTCGACGTTGCGCGAATCCGCAACACAGGCGGCCTATGGCCTTGACGAAACGCTTGCCGCACGCGTGGTGTCGGGCCTGTTTGAATATGAACCGGTTTACAGCGCGACGCTGCGCGACAATTTCGGAAATGTTCTGGCGCAAAAATCGCGTGCCCCCTCATCATCGGGGCGGTCCGCATTTAGCGAAGTGATGTTTGGCAACAACCAGCAATATAACGTGCCGTTGCTGACCGGTGAAAGCCGTGATCTTGTCGGCCATCTGGTCGTTCGGATCGATACCGACTTGATTGCCGATGGTTTCATCAATCGCGCCACCCGCATCCTGACGTCGGGCATTTTGCGCAACTTCCTGCTGGGGCTTGCGCTGGTGGCATTCTTTTACCTGACACTCACCAAACCGCTTTTGCGCATTTCACAGGCCGTCACCGGCATTGATCCAGACAGTCCCGATGCAACCGGGCTGACCGTTCCCCGTCATCATCAACGCGATGAACTGGGCCTTTTGTCTCGGTCCGTTGCCACACTGGTCGAAGGGATTGCATCAACACTTGGCAAATTGCGCCAGGCCGAACAGCAGATGCGTGATAACGAGTCCCGCCTGCGCGCGATTGTTCAGAACGTGGCCGATGGCATTCTGACCATCACGCCGAACGGCACCATTGTTGAGTTTAACAATGCATCCTATCCCCTGCTGGGCCTGAAAGAAGGTGAAACACCAAAGGGACGGTCGCTTCTGGAATTTATCGCCCCGCGCGCCATTCCGAATTTCGAGGAAAGCCTTGCCGAGCTTTCGGGTCTGGACCTGCGTCATCATATCGCAGAGCAGCGCCTGACGCTGCCGCTGGTACGGATGGACAAGACCGAGATCGAGGTAAGCGCCGCATTTCGCCCGATCCCCGATGCGCAAACACCGCTGATTACGGTTGTTCTTCACGATATCACCGCGCGCAAACGCTATGAGGAACAACTGGTCTATATGGCCAATCACGATGCGCTGACCAACCTGCCCAATCGCAGCATGCTGGAATACAGCCTTAAATCAGCACTTGAGAATCACAAACGTGATGCCGCGAGCCCGCATGACCGGGCAACCGCGATCCTGTTTATCGATCTGGACCGGTTCAAGCTGATCAATGACAGCCTTGGTCACAATGTCGGTGATTTGCTGCTTAAGGCCGTGGCGGACCGTTTGCGCCGGGTGATCAGCCGACAGGAAATCATCGGCCGACTGGGCGGGGACGAGTTCCTGATTATCATCCCGCGCCTGCGCGAAACACAGGATGCCGCCACACTTTCGCAGGCGGTTCTGGATGCGCTGGCCCCGGCCTTTGATATTCAGGGGCGGCACTTGTTCATCACACCGTCAATCGGCATCGCCCTTTGCCCGGCGGATGGCGATGATTTCCCGACCCTGATGCGCAATGCCGATACGGCGATGTATAGTGCAAAGGCCCGTGGCGGCGGGACCTATCACTTCTTTACCAAGACGATGAATGAAAGTGCGGTTGCGCGGCTTGCCATTGAAAATGACCTGCGCGAAGCCCTGAAAGAGGGACAGTTCGAACTTTATTACCAGCCAAAGATCGAACTGCTATCAGGCAAGCTTGCCGGGCTTGAGGCCTTGATCCGCTGGAACCAGCCGGGGCGTGGCTTTATATCACCAATGCAGTTCATCCCGGTGGCCGAGGAAACCGGACTGATTGGCAAGATCGGCGAATGGGTATTGCGCCGGGTCTGTGATCAGATCCGCGAATGGGATCTGCTGGGTCTGCCGCCGGTCAGCATTGCGGTCAATCTGTCCCCCAGACAATTGATCGAAGGCCGGATCACAGAAACGATTTCCCGCATCCTTGATGAAACCGCAACACCGGCATCACGCATCGTTCTTGAAATCACTGAAACCGTGATGATGCATGAAATCAAACGATCGGCATCAATCCTTGATGAATTGCGCAAGCTTGGCCTGCAGATCGCAATTGACGATTTCGGGACGGGTTATTCGTCGCTGGCCTATCTGAAACGATTGCCGATCAATTCGATCAAGATCGACCGGTCGTTTGTCCGCGATGTGACGACCGATCCCGACGATGCGGCGATCACCAACACGATTATCATCATGGGGCACAATCTTGGCCTGAAGGTGGTTGCAGAAGGGGTTGAAACACAGGAACAGCTTGAATTCCTTCGCGAACATGGCTGCGACGAAATCCAGGGCTTCCTGATTTCCGAACCACGACCGGCCAATATCACAGCCAGACAGATCGAACAGCTTTCGCGCACGGTTGCGTCTATTCTATAA
- a CDS encoding response regulator transcription factor yields MSQNRSVLLVDDSKFARLLVKAFITSNYADWRVDEAEEAEKAQAMAAEHAYDYLLIDFNMPGMNGLELGEKLRAAYPDAAIALLTANIQKEIQNKAHGLGMDFLAKPPTEEKICDYLKGKEAGR; encoded by the coding sequence ATGTCCCAGAATCGATCCGTCCTGCTTGTCGATGACAGCAAATTTGCCAGACTGCTGGTAAAGGCCTTTATCACCAGCAACTATGCCGACTGGCGGGTGGACGAGGCCGAAGAAGCCGAAAAAGCCCAGGCAATGGCCGCCGAGCATGCCTATGATTACCTTCTGATCGATTTCAACATGCCGGGCATGAACGGGCTCGAATTGGGGGAAAAGCTGCGCGCGGCTTATCCCGATGCTGCAATTGCGCTTCTGACAGCCAATATACAGAAGGAAATCCAGAACAAGGCCCACGGGCTTGGCATGGACTTTCTGGCAAAACCGCCAACCGAAGAAAAGATTTGCGATTATCTGAAGGGCAAGGAAGCCGGGCGATGA
- a CDS encoding sensor histidine kinase, giving the protein MTNPTPPIVDIKNAAEAADLYSNLLDTADVGLVVIGSDHAICHWNQWMQSRSGIPADQAIGKRLSAVFTETRLGRLCQAIKDCLEFGMPAVISPSLNQGALPLRPLPQFAATFDRMEQSIRVHPITTSRGEKLCSLTVRDVTLAVQRDRLLRQQAAELADLVTQTRRSEDRTRAILQNTIDAILVASDDGNIEPLNARAQELCGPEGDPELSNIIRFLLPDSEHTPPQRPTADRLLTDLGTGVIEVLACTPNGRNVPLEVAISHFSADGRYHYIITLRDISQRKRHEMEIQRTMAELERSNSELEQFAYAASHDLQEPLRMVSSYTQLIARRYKDQLDETADEFIHYAVDGTQRMQRMIDDLLTLSRVGRHGKPFNAVPLDSLFDAIAANFRRAGLGPAGNIVRDGFLPTVTGDASQLLLLFQNLVSNGLKYSDPDKGEVRIYATETDESWKVFVADNGIGIEPQYHATIFEIFKRLHGYGEYAGTGIGLAICKKIVDRHGGTISVESEPGKGSTFCVELPKELPIVIPPESM; this is encoded by the coding sequence ATGACAAACCCTACCCCCCCGATTGTCGATATCAAGAATGCCGCCGAGGCCGCCGACCTATACAGCAATCTGCTTGATACTGCCGATGTCGGATTGGTGGTGATCGGGTCGGATCATGCCATCTGTCACTGGAACCAGTGGATGCAAAGCCGGTCGGGTATTCCGGCCGATCAGGCCATTGGCAAACGGCTGAGTGCGGTTTTCACCGAAACACGTTTGGGGCGGCTCTGCCAAGCAATCAAGGATTGCCTGGAATTCGGCATGCCTGCGGTGATTTCGCCGTCACTTAATCAAGGTGCGCTGCCGCTTCGCCCATTGCCGCAATTTGCCGCAACATTTGACCGCATGGAACAATCCATTCGCGTTCATCCGATTACGACATCGCGCGGCGAAAAGCTGTGTTCACTGACCGTGCGTGATGTGACCCTTGCCGTGCAGCGTGACCGGCTTTTGCGCCAACAGGCTGCCGAACTGGCCGACCTGGTCACCCAGACCCGACGTAGCGAGGACCGCACGCGCGCGATTTTGCAAAACACAATTGATGCCATTCTGGTCGCATCTGATGACGGCAACATAGAACCGCTGAATGCCCGCGCACAGGAACTTTGCGGCCCGGAAGGCGACCCGGAACTCAGCAACATTATCCGGTTTCTGCTGCCTGATAGCGAACATACCCCGCCACAACGCCCGACCGCCGACAGGTTACTGACCGATCTGGGGACCGGCGTGATCGAGGTTCTGGCATGCACCCCAAATGGCCGCAACGTGCCGCTTGAAGTTGCGATCAGTCATTTTTCGGCAGACGGGCGATATCATTACATCATCACGCTTCGCGATATTTCCCAGCGCAAACGCCATGAAATGGAAATCCAGCGCACCATGGCGGAACTGGAACGTTCCAACAGCGAACTTGAACAATTCGCCTATGCGGCGTCCCACGATTTGCAGGAACCGCTTCGCATGGTGTCAAGCTATACACAGCTGATTGCGCGGCGATACAAGGATCAGCTTGACGAAACCGCAGATGAATTCATCCATTATGCGGTTGATGGCACCCAGCGCATGCAGCGCATGATCGACGACCTTCTGACCCTGTCGCGGGTCGGACGGCATGGCAAACCGTTCAATGCGGTCCCCCTTGATAGTCTGTTTGATGCGATTGCCGCCAATTTCCGGCGCGCAGGCCTTGGTCCGGCGGGCAATATCGTGCGTGACGGGTTCCTGCCAACCGTAACCGGGGATGCCAGCCAGCTTTTGCTGCTGTTTCAGAATCTTGTTTCGAATGGCCTTAAATACAGCGACCCTGACAAGGGTGAAGTCCGGATTTATGCCACCGAAACCGATGAAAGCTGGAAGGTTTTCGTTGCCGATAACGGCATCGGGATCGAACCGCAATATCACGCGACAATCTTTGAAATCTTCAAACGCCTGCACGGTTATGGTGAATATGCCGGGACAGGGATCGGTCTTGCGATCTGCAAAAAGATCGTCGACCGGCATGGCGGAACGATTTCGGTAGAAAGTGAACCGGGCAAAGGCAGCACGTTCTGCGTTGAATTGCCGAAAGAATTGCCGATTGTGATCCCGCCAGAAAGCATGTAG
- a CDS encoding MerR family transcriptional regulator → MSDNYSITDLAREFDVTTRTIRFYEDQELIAPARQGQTRIYSHRDRVRLRLIMRGKRLGFSLKEIRDLLDLYDTDRSEIMQLTILVDKINERRDTLRKQRQDIDATLDELDKLEETCQEELTRKSGN, encoded by the coding sequence ATGAGCGACAATTATTCCATCACCGACCTTGCCCGCGAGTTCGACGTCACGACCCGTACCATCCGTTTTTACGAGGATCAGGAACTGATCGCCCCGGCCCGTCAGGGGCAGACCCGCATTTACAGCCATCGCGACCGGGTGCGCCTGCGCCTGATCATGCGGGGCAAGCGGCTTGGCTTTTCGCTTAAGGAAATCCGCGATCTGCTTGATCTCTATGACACCGACCGCAGCGAAATCATGCAGTTGACCATCCTTGTCGACAAGATCAATGAACGCCGCGACACGCTGCGCAAACAGCGTCAGGATATCGATGCGACACTTGATGAGCTCGATAAGCTTGAAGAAACCTGTCAGGAAGAATTGACCCGCAAATCGGGGAACTGA